The Prosthecobacter fusiformis sequence CGTCCAATGTCAGCTTCAGCCACGGCCACTTTCAACTTCATGTGCTCCAGATTCTCGGCAATGACGAATAGCTCTGGGGCTGTGAAGCTGGCTGCCACGGTCTGCCCCGGTTCCAGGCTGCGTGTCAGCACGATGCCATCAATAGGAGAGCGCAGAACAGCATTTGCCTGGTCACTTTCATTGGCCTTCAACTCCGCTTCTGCCTGCTCGACTGAGGCTTTGGCACTGCCCAAATCTGCATTCGCACGCGCCACCGCAGCCGTGGCTGTCACCATATCCGCTTTCGAGGGCGTACGCCCTCCGCTGAGTTTATGGAGTTCCTGAAGGCGGGCCAAGGAGGCTTCATTCTCCGTCAGGGTGGCCTGCACTTGGCTTACCTTTGCTTTCGAGGAATTCACGGCAGCACGGCTGTTGTCAATGTCCTGCTCCAGCCGACGAATGGTGATCTTAGCCAGCTCCTGCCCCTGCTTCACCCGGTCATTGATGTCCACATACACTTCCTCAGCGTTACCGGAAAGCACACTGCCAATAGTAACTTCATTGGTGGGTTCCAGATTTCCTGTAGCGGTGATTGTTAGGCTGATGTCACCGCGATTGAGCGGCTCCGTTACATAGGCCAACGGAGCCACGGCTGGCTGGCGCATTTTGCTCCAGACGAAATAGCCCGCTGCCATGAGAGCGACAAGACCGATGGTCCAGGCAATCCATCTGAGTGAGGATCGTGTTTTTTTGACGCCGATGAGCGTGCTTAGATCATCGGAAGGAGTGGCTGTCAGTGTTTCCATAAACGTGGGGGATTTGAGAAATTAACCTTGGCTGGACCAGCCGCCGCCTAGGGCTTTGTAGAGCTGGATGTGGGCACTGGCACGGTCGCCAATGGTGGCTGTCTGCTGCTCCTCAAGGCTGAGAAGGGTGCGCTGTGTATCAAGCACTTGTAGAAGATCCACCTGACCTGCTTCATAGCTCTGGCTGGCAAGGGTCGCCGCTTCCTTGGCGGAGGCCACGGCACCATTCAAAGTACTCAACCGCTCTGCTGTACGGTTCACTGCAATGAGAGCATTCTCCACTTCTGAGAGTGCTTGTAAAACCGTGGACTCATACGCTATCAGCGCCTGTTTTTCCTGTGAACTCTGAATATTGATTGTTTGGGTGATGCGACCTGCATTGAAGATGGGTGCAGAAAGGTTACCGAGGACACTGGCAGCGGCGACTTCTGGAGAAAACAGACTGCCAGCTTTAAGTGCATCCACCCCCAGGGATCCGCTGAGACTAAGGGTCGGATAACGCTCTCTCTGCGCCGATTTGGTTCTGGCCACTGCGGCCTCCACCCCACGCTCTGCCGCCCTCACATCTGGGCGTTGGCGCAATGTGTCTGCTGGAATGCCGATGGCCAGCATGGAGGGTGGTTGAGGAATGCGACGTGCTTTGGCAAGCATCGAATCCAGTGAGCCGGGTGTCTTCCCTGCTAGCAGAGCAAGGCGGTTCTTTGTCTGCGAGATCGTTTGCTTTAACGTGGGAAGGGTGGCCCGTGCCTGTTCCAGAGTACTTGCTGCCTGCTGTGTTTCAAAGGTGGTACTCTCACCCGCCTCCTCACGCCAGCGGGTGATCTGGACAGT is a genomic window containing:
- a CDS encoding efflux transporter outer membrane subunit, with the translated sequence MIFSSFFRLFMFSKGCRDTLQPGHIHDLCAMNLKILPCLLRCLPSVAAAFFVAACTSVKRHESDLAVPGKWQEKGSSSVPLNTGALAKWWQRFNDPVLNQLIAESLQSSPDLRTAMARIDESRARRGVEKSTLFPSIGTGASGRGERTDSKLAGVSTSEGYGASVDVSWELDLFGKLRQNVRAASADLAQTTENYYGAQVTLAAEVAEAYVDLRAAEAQLEVYQRNLSTRGDTVQITRWREEAGESTTFETQQAASTLEQARATLPTLKQTISQTKNRLALLAGKTPGSLDSMLAKARRIPQPPSMLAIGIPADTLRQRPDVRAAERGVEAAVARTKSAQRERYPTLSLSGSLGVDALKAGSLFSPEVAAASVLGNLSAPIFNAGRITQTINIQSSQEKQALIAYESTVLQALSEVENALIAVNRTAERLSTLNGAVASAKEAATLASQSYEAGQVDLLQVLDTQRTLLSLEEQQTATIGDRASAHIQLYKALGGGWSSQG
- a CDS encoding efflux RND transporter periplasmic adaptor subunit — encoded protein: METLTATPSDDLSTLIGVKKTRSSLRWIAWTIGLVALMAAGYFVWSKMRQPAVAPLAYVTEPLNRGDISLTITATGNLEPTNEVTIGSVLSGNAEEVYVDINDRVKQGQELAKITIRRLEQDIDNSRAAVNSSKAKVSQVQATLTENEASLARLQELHKLSGGRTPSKADMVTATAAVARANADLGSAKASVEQAEAELKANESDQANAVLRSPIDGIVLTRSLEPGQTVAASFTAPELFVIAENLEHMKLKVAVAEADIGRVAKDQKSTFTVDAWPERTYSAKVTRVSYGSAVTDNVVTYETELEVSNKDLSLRPGMTATADIHVAQSENVLIVPTAALRFDPSVSSSHPAMGGGEKKSFVQSLIPSPRRSGSGGPRPPGDSDGPAPSKGKSGRSQIWVLRDGQPVAVPVTVGLSDGRFTEISGEELSEGMAVITRANSIPKP